In a genomic window of Methanogenium sp. S4BF:
- the rpoA2 gene encoding DNA-directed RNA polymerase subunit A'' has translation MDSRMIEEIDAAQIPEKTKTDLKKLMEGHAVSSEQFEEIMRQVHYEYGKTRIEPCEAVGVIAAQSIGEPGTQMTMRTFHYAGVAEINVTLGLPRLIEIMDARKSPSTPTMTIYLEGDYANNRDRARDVSWQIEATRLNEFGDVATDLVQMMVTVKINREVCEKRKITVEEIIERAPDKIRQKRHYREFESESDIDNELLIFYPKDRESYQNLFQMANHVRDVIVQGIDDIERVVVRKEGGEYILYTEGSNLKDVFNVGGVDKNRTRTNNIAEISEVLGIEAGRNAIIDEALSTLREQGIDVDVRHIMLVADMMCMEGEVKQIGRHGIAGEKESVLSRAAFEVTVNHLLDAAVANEEDILQGVTENVIVGQPIQLGTGDVKLIAKPFN, from the coding sequence ATGGATTCCAGAATGATTGAAGAGATCGATGCAGCACAGATCCCGGAAAAAACGAAGACCGACCTGAAAAAATTAATGGAAGGTCATGCGGTCTCTTCAGAGCAGTTTGAAGAGATTATGCGGCAGGTACACTATGAGTATGGGAAAACCCGCATTGAGCCGTGTGAAGCAGTAGGTGTCATTGCAGCACAGTCTATTGGTGAGCCTGGCACGCAGATGACCATGCGAACATTCCACTATGCGGGTGTCGCTGAAATTAACGTTACCCTGGGTCTGCCACGTCTCATTGAGATTATGGATGCACGAAAAAGTCCATCCACACCCACAATGACCATCTATCTGGAAGGGGATTATGCCAATAATCGTGACCGTGCCCGTGATGTGAGCTGGCAGATTGAGGCAACACGCCTTAATGAGTTTGGCGATGTTGCAACCGATCTCGTTCAGATGATGGTGACGGTAAAAATAAACCGTGAAGTATGTGAAAAACGTAAAATCACGGTTGAAGAGATCATTGAACGGGCCCCGGATAAAATCAGGCAAAAGCGCCATTACCGTGAATTTGAATCTGAATCGGATATTGATAACGAGTTGCTGATCTTCTACCCAAAGGACCGTGAGAGTTATCAGAATCTGTTTCAGATGGCAAATCATGTGCGCGATGTAATTGTGCAGGGTATAGACGATATTGAGCGTGTTGTTGTCAGAAAGGAAGGTGGAGAGTACATTCTTTATACCGAAGGCTCAAATCTTAAGGATGTATTCAACGTGGGCGGTGTTGACAAAAATCGTACACGGACAAATAACATTGCTGAGATCTCGGAGGTTCTGGGAATCGAAGCTGGCAGAAATGCAATCATCGATGAAGCTCTGAGCACGCTGCGTGAGCAGGGTATCGATGTTGATGTTCGCCATATAATGCTGGTTGCGGATATGATGTGCATGGAGGGTGAAGTCAAACAGATCGGACGTCACGGCATTGCCGGTGAGAAAGAGAGTGTTCTCTCCCGTGCAGCATTTGAAGTAACAGTAAATCACCTGCTCGATGCAGCAGTAGCAAATGAAGAAGATATCCTCCAGGGTGTCACAGAAAACGTCATCGTCGGCCAGCCAATTCAGCTTGGAACCGGAGATGTAAAATTAATTGCAAAACCATTTAATTAG
- a CDS encoding 50S ribosomal protein L30e, with the protein MDFESSLRRAIKTGNVLSGQKSTKECIENKTAKMVVVAENCPEEFVAYLSGKQDTFIYTYDGSSVMLGKACGRPHMVSALAVVDAGESDILSLKRA; encoded by the coding sequence ATGGATTTCGAAAGCTCGTTGCGCCGTGCAATAAAAACAGGAAATGTATTAAGCGGCCAGAAATCAACAAAAGAATGCATTGAAAACAAGACAGCCAAGATGGTTGTTGTTGCTGAGAATTGCCCGGAAGAATTTGTAGCATACCTTTCTGGTAAACAGGATACCTTCATCTATACCTATGACGGTTCAAGCGTAATGCTTGGAAAAGCATGTGGGAGACCTCACATGGTAAGTGCCCTTGCAGTTGTCGATGCCGGGGAGTCTGACATCCTTTCACTAAAGAGGGCATAA
- a CDS encoding NusA-like transcription termination signal-binding factor, translating to MGEIVLNEQSLQLMSQFEQLTGAGSRDCIIDERNERLIFVINPGEMGRAIGKQGSSIKKASDELGKRIEVVEFSDDAEQFLRNCFLPARVTSVIFEENEDGDLVAFIDVIEEDRGIAIGKAGKNIFKAKCLAERQHDITNVQLVQDDAE from the coding sequence ATGGGAGAAATTGTACTGAACGAGCAGAGCCTTCAGCTGATGTCTCAGTTTGAACAGCTGACCGGTGCAGGAAGTAGGGACTGCATCATCGACGAGAGAAATGAACGTCTGATCTTCGTTATAAATCCGGGTGAGATGGGCCGTGCTATTGGAAAGCAGGGCTCAAGCATCAAGAAAGCATCTGATGAGTTAGGGAAGCGCATTGAGGTTGTCGAATTTTCCGATGATGCCGAACAGTTCCTCAGGAATTGTTTCCTCCCTGCACGTGTTACGTCAGTTATCTTTGAAGAAAATGAAGATGGTGACCTTGTCGCGTTTATCGATGTTATCGAAGAAGACCGTGGCATTGCAATTGGCAAGGCCGGGAAGAATATTTTCAAGGCAAAGTGTCTTGCAGAACGTCAGCACGATATTACGAATGTTCAGCTCGTTCAGGATGACGCTGAATAA
- a CDS encoding DOMON domain-containing protein: MDAVKICAVFLLIVAVAGCSDEIPPDTTIEESQGFYPWSPDGVIAEDEYAKSLSVNDGNFVIHWRFVNETIFLGLETTSSGWAGIGFEPTNRMKDADIILGGTVDGIPYIYDMFSTGITGPHPRDTELGGTFDILEFNAIEQADGTVVEFSRRTDTKDPYDKVLAAGTEVTIIWAQADTDAPLFKHNTGKGSETIIL, encoded by the coding sequence ATGGATGCAGTAAAAATATGTGCGGTATTTCTCCTGATAGTAGCTGTCGCCGGATGCTCAGATGAGATACCACCAGACACGACAATAGAGGAATCACAGGGGTTTTACCCCTGGAGTCCTGACGGCGTGATTGCTGAGGATGAATATGCAAAGTCTCTTTCCGTAAATGACGGTAATTTTGTCATTCACTGGAGGTTCGTGAATGAAACCATTTTTTTGGGCCTTGAAACCACATCTTCAGGCTGGGCAGGCATTGGGTTTGAGCCAACGAATCGTATGAAAGATGCAGATATTATCCTCGGAGGAACCGTCGACGGAATCCCCTACATATATGACATGTTCTCAACGGGAATAACCGGCCCCCACCCCCGTGACACAGAACTTGGGGGAACATTTGATATCCTTGAATTCAATGCAATCGAACAGGCAGACGGCACTGTTGTCGAATTTTCCCGAAGAACAGATACCAAAGACCCCTATGATAAAGTGCTGGCAGCTGGTACGGAAGTCACCATTATTTGGGCACAGGCTGACACCGATGCTCCCCTCTTTAAACATAATACCGGAAAAGGAAGTGAGACAATAATCCTCTGA
- a CDS encoding DUF1786 domain-containing protein, with protein sequence MRGPSEPILLLDVGKGTQDILLYSPNQPIENSIKMVLPSPNVITGMAIEKAAAEGKAVHLEGPVMGGGKNTQTIKQWLPKGLKLSATPSAALSIRDNLDYVKSIGVTITDTPPEDAFIIRTGDYMKAELKETFSRFGIEYPKNLAVAVQDHGYSPHMSNRKFRFLHLKETLERGNWNISSLIQDPPDASMTRMHAILETEPHALVMDTGAAAVLGALQDPVVRDARDKGVTIVNAGNGHTLAFTIVGEEICGVFEHHTGVLLNSGTCRDYLTKLQKGSLTNEEVFDDNGHGAAVHHACSSSLIAVTGPNRRLLIPDAYQASPYGDMMLTGCFGLLSTWMKTRSGSP encoded by the coding sequence ATGAGAGGGCCATCCGAACCGATCCTCCTCCTTGACGTAGGGAAGGGGACACAGGACATATTACTCTATTCACCGAACCAGCCTATTGAAAACTCAATCAAAATGGTTCTGCCGTCACCAAATGTGATAACAGGGATGGCAATTGAGAAGGCTGCAGCAGAGGGAAAAGCAGTCCATCTCGAAGGGCCTGTGATGGGGGGAGGGAAAAATACCCAGACCATTAAGCAATGGCTTCCAAAAGGTCTGAAGCTCTCTGCAACACCCTCAGCAGCGCTATCTATTCGTGACAATCTTGATTACGTTAAGAGCATCGGCGTTACGATCACCGATACCCCTCCGGAAGATGCCTTCATTATCCGGACCGGGGATTATATGAAAGCCGAACTGAAGGAGACATTTTCACGGTTTGGCATTGAATATCCAAAAAATCTGGCAGTCGCAGTGCAGGACCACGGCTATAGTCCGCATATGAGCAACCGAAAATTCAGATTTCTCCATCTGAAAGAGACTCTTGAAAGAGGAAACTGGAATATCAGCTCACTCATTCAGGATCCCCCGGATGCATCGATGACCAGGATGCATGCAATTCTTGAGACAGAGCCTCATGCACTTGTAATGGATACCGGCGCTGCCGCAGTGCTGGGTGCACTTCAGGACCCGGTTGTGCGGGATGCCCGGGACAAGGGTGTGACCATCGTAAATGCAGGAAACGGCCATACACTGGCTTTTACCATAGTGGGAGAAGAGATCTGCGGAGTTTTTGAACATCACACAGGAGTGCTGCTGAATAGCGGAACATGCCGGGATTACCTTACAAAACTCCAGAAAGGCTCTCTGACAAATGAAGAGGTATTTGATGACAACGGGCATGGAGCAGCAGTACACCACGCATGCAGTTCGTCACTCATCGCCGTTACCGGCCCAAACCGCAGACTCCTCATTCCGGATGCATATCAGGCGTCACCGTATGGCGACATGATGCTGACAGGCTGTTTCGGACTTCTCTCCACATGGATGAAGACCAGATCAGGCAGCCCCTAA